One genomic segment of Paenibacillus sp. FSL H8-0332 includes these proteins:
- a CDS encoding FGGY-family carbohydrate kinase, which yields MDQNIKQAILKGETSLGIEFGSTRIKAVLIDQRFEAVASGSYEWENLLEGGYWTYPLTDIIKGLQAAYREMKQEVAQKYGVTLTTVGSIGFSAMMHGYMAFDSAGELLVPFRTWRNATTGAAAKELTELFQFNIPERWTIAHLYQAILNGEEHVPQATFVTTLGGYIHWLLTGSKAIGIGDASGVFPIDEASQDYHPAMVSQFDKLIAAKNYPWKLSDLLPKVYAAGEQAGVLTEAGARLLDDSGDLLAGIPLCPPEGDAGTGMVATNSVRKRTGNISVGTSVFAMIVLEKDLTAVYPEIDMVTTPDGSPVGMVHANNCSSDINAWVGLFREFSEAMGFKADPAKLFSVLFNKALEADADGGGLLSYGYFSGENITGMEKGRPLFVRSPESRFTLGNFMRTHLFSAFGALKIGMDILTLKEQVSIDSILAHGGLFKTPVVGQRIVAAAMNVPVSVMATAGEGGAWGMAILASYMKNRAQQERLDDFLDQKVFKDIEGETIHPVAADVKGFGLFMERYTAGLAIEQAAVDHLVENGGN from the coding sequence ATGGATCAGAACATCAAGCAAGCGATACTTAAGGGAGAGACATCACTGGGTATCGAATTTGGGTCCACACGTATCAAGGCCGTCCTGATTGATCAGCGATTCGAGGCGGTTGCATCCGGAAGCTACGAGTGGGAGAACCTGCTGGAAGGCGGGTACTGGACGTATCCCCTCACCGATATCATCAAGGGGCTGCAAGCGGCTTACCGCGAGATGAAGCAGGAGGTTGCACAGAAATACGGGGTTACGCTTACTACTGTCGGTTCGATCGGATTCTCAGCAATGATGCATGGATATATGGCCTTTGACAGCGCGGGCGAGCTGCTGGTTCCGTTCCGGACCTGGCGTAATGCTACAACCGGTGCGGCGGCCAAGGAATTAACAGAGCTGTTCCAGTTCAATATTCCGGAGCGCTGGACCATTGCCCACCTGTATCAGGCAATTCTGAACGGGGAAGAGCATGTTCCGCAGGCAACGTTCGTAACGACGCTGGGCGGATACATCCATTGGCTGCTGACCGGCAGTAAGGCGATCGGGATTGGCGATGCCTCCGGGGTCTTCCCTATAGATGAAGCTTCACAGGATTACCACCCGGCTATGGTCAGCCAGTTCGATAAGCTGATTGCCGCTAAGAATTACCCTTGGAAGCTGAGTGATCTTCTGCCCAAGGTCTACGCAGCAGGCGAGCAGGCTGGCGTGTTAACAGAAGCCGGAGCGAGACTGCTGGATGATTCCGGGGACCTGCTGGCAGGCATTCCGCTCTGTCCTCCAGAAGGTGACGCCGGAACGGGAATGGTCGCAACGAACAGTGTCCGCAAACGGACCGGTAATATCTCTGTAGGCACCTCCGTATTCGCCATGATCGTGCTGGAGAAGGACCTTACAGCGGTATACCCTGAGATTGACATGGTGACTACCCCGGATGGCAGTCCGGTAGGGATGGTGCATGCCAACAACTGCTCCAGCGATATCAATGCCTGGGTCGGCTTGTTCAGAGAATTCTCAGAGGCGATGGGCTTCAAGGCTGATCCGGCGAAGTTATTCAGTGTTCTGTTCAACAAAGCGCTGGAGGCAGACGCCGATGGCGGCGGGCTGCTCAGCTACGGCTATTTCTCGGGTGAGAACATCACCGGGATGGAGAAGGGACGGCCGCTGTTTGTCCGCTCGCCGGAGAGCCGATTCACGCTGGGCAACTTTATGCGGACGCATCTGTTCTCCGCTTTTGGCGCACTGAAGATTGGCATGGATATTCTGACCTTGAAGGAACAGGTGTCCATCGACAGCATTCTGGCGCACGGCGGCTTGTTCAAGACGCCTGTTGTCGGACAGAGAATCGTGGCTGCTGCGATGAATGTTCCGGTCTCTGTGATGGCAACAGCCGGAGAAGGCGGCGCGTGGGGCATGGCGATTCTGGCTTCTTATATGAAGAACAGAGCGCAGCAGGAGCGTCTGGATGATTTCCTCGACCAGAAGGTCTTCAAGGATATCGAAGGCGAGACCATTCATCCGGTTGCGGCAGATGTGAAGGGCTTTGGATTGTTCATGGAACGCTACACGGCGGGTCTGGCGATTGAGCAGGCCGCTGTAGATCATCTCGTAGAGAACGGGGGGAATTAA
- a CDS encoding lantibiotic immunity ABC transporter MutG family permease subunit, whose product MKALPGLLRADLLKMQRTPFLLIHLLTPLIGAGLFLAYYSISAASEAGKVMAFMQAIACAYPTVIGLVCAMTAEQEAVAGRFQGMLGLPAGRTTTFFSKLLLLLGFSLGAVLITFALFGTGFSRVLHQGSHGLLFYGTGAVIIFGSSLFLYLLHLTVSLHFGRGASIGIGIAGSLIAALMLTGLGDALWPYIPFAWGARFVSLWAFAHTGHSISPAVSGQTAGLWVCITATLMLGLLSVLWFQRWEGRPADD is encoded by the coding sequence ATGAAGGCACTGCCGGGTCTGCTAAGGGCCGATCTGCTCAAAATGCAGCGCACCCCGTTTCTCCTGATCCATCTGCTGACCCCGCTGATCGGGGCCGGCCTGTTCCTGGCCTATTATTCCATCTCTGCTGCGAGTGAAGCGGGCAAGGTGATGGCGTTCATGCAGGCCATTGCCTGTGCCTACCCTACTGTGATCGGGCTGGTCTGTGCGATGACGGCGGAGCAGGAAGCCGTTGCCGGGCGGTTTCAGGGGATGCTTGGCCTGCCTGCGGGCAGGACAACAACCTTTTTTAGCAAGCTGCTGCTCCTGCTGGGTTTCAGCCTGGGGGCTGTCCTGATCACTTTCGCCCTGTTCGGCACAGGCTTCAGCCGGGTCCTCCATCAGGGCAGTCATGGACTGCTCTTCTACGGTACAGGAGCGGTCATTATCTTCGGAAGCAGCCTGTTTCTGTATCTGCTTCATCTCACAGTCAGCCTGCACTTCGGCCGGGGAGCATCCATCGGGATCGGGATTGCGGGGAGCCTGATCGCCGCCCTGATGCTAACCGGTCTCGGCGATGCTCTGTGGCCTTATATCCCTTTTGCCTGGGGAGCGCGCTTCGTCTCACTGTGGGCCTTCGCTCATACAGGCCATTCGATATCTCCAGCCGTATCTGGACAGACTGCCGGACTGTGGGTCTGTATCACCGCAACATTAATGCTGGGCCTCCTAAGTGTATTATGGTTCCAGAGGTGGGAAGGCCGCCCAGCGGATGACTAG
- a CDS encoding lantibiotic immunity ABC transporter MutE/EpiE family permease subunit — MLNIVSAERLKWRRTFIPKLAWLAPVFTLLLCAVLMGGSFFQSGSYNWWYTMLLPGALSLTCSLALQKDAKLKYRGLLALPVAPGTLWAGKIIACAYWLMAALLLFLIGVTAGSLLFGQTIPLSSSLAGTALIFLTFLWQIPLCLFLAVRLGLFAAVLLNLFGNVMGILVFNSGGLWDYMPYTITFRLMCPVLSILPNGLPVPADSPLRNTDMILPGTLVSLGWFAVLWLLSTLWFRRQEAK; from the coding sequence ATGCTTAATATCGTTAGCGCTGAACGCCTGAAATGGCGGCGGACTTTCATCCCCAAGCTGGCCTGGCTCGCCCCTGTATTCACACTGCTCTTATGCGCTGTTCTGATGGGCGGCAGCTTTTTTCAGAGCGGATCTTATAATTGGTGGTACACGATGCTGTTGCCCGGAGCGCTGAGCCTGACCTGTTCGCTGGCACTACAGAAGGATGCGAAGCTGAAGTACCGCGGATTGCTGGCCCTGCCGGTTGCACCGGGAACGCTCTGGGCCGGGAAAATTATCGCCTGCGCGTATTGGCTAATGGCTGCGCTCCTTCTGTTCTTGATTGGCGTTACGGCAGGAAGCCTGCTGTTCGGTCAGACCATTCCGCTGTCCAGCAGCCTCGCGGGCACCGCGCTGATCTTCCTCACCTTCCTGTGGCAGATCCCGCTGTGCCTGTTCCTGGCTGTACGCCTCGGATTATTCGCCGCAGTGCTGCTGAATCTGTTCGGCAATGTGATGGGCATTCTTGTCTTCAATAGCGGGGGCTTATGGGATTACATGCCCTATACGATTACCTTCAGACTCATGTGTCCGGTGCTCTCCATCCTGCCGAACGGCCTCCCTGTCCCGGCGGATAGTCCGTTAAGGAACACAGACATGATTCTTCCGGGTACGCTGGTCTCCCTCGGATGGTTCGCCGTCCTGTGGCTGCTTAGCACTCTATGGTTCCGCAGACAGGAGGCGAAGTAG
- a CDS encoding lantibiotic protection ABC transporter ATP-binding protein: protein MQDNILEIQNLCKSFKRQTAVNNVSLTVARNSVYGLLGPNGAGKSTLLKMVTGMLRPDSGKICFQGQEWTRKDLSRIGVLIEAPPLYDNLTARENLKVRTLALGLPQSRIEEVLAVVDLTATGKKRAGQFSMGMKQRLGIAIALLNQPELLILDEPTNGLDPIGIQELRELIRSFPEQGITVILSSHMLSEVEQTADHIGIIAGGVLGYQGAISPDQDLEALFMQVAAAHRREGAAHA from the coding sequence ATGCAGGATAATATTCTGGAAATACAGAATCTATGTAAAAGCTTCAAGCGCCAGACAGCCGTCAACAACGTATCGTTAACAGTCGCACGCAATTCGGTCTACGGGCTGCTCGGTCCAAATGGTGCAGGCAAATCGACCCTGCTCAAAATGGTTACCGGGATGCTGCGTCCTGATTCCGGGAAGATCTGCTTCCAGGGGCAGGAATGGACCCGGAAGGACTTAAGCCGGATCGGCGTATTGATAGAAGCACCGCCGCTGTACGATAATCTGACCGCCCGGGAGAATCTCAAGGTACGCACGCTGGCCCTCGGACTGCCGCAGTCGCGTATTGAAGAGGTGCTTGCTGTTGTCGATCTGACCGCTACCGGAAAAAAACGCGCCGGACAATTCTCCATGGGGATGAAGCAGCGGCTCGGCATCGCCATTGCGCTCCTCAACCAGCCGGAGCTGCTGATTCTGGACGAGCCGACGAACGGGCTGGACCCGATCGGGATTCAGGAGCTGCGGGAGCTGATCCGCTCCTTCCCGGAGCAGGGAATCACCGTCATTCTGTCGAGCCACATGCTCTCCGAGGTGGAGCAGACAGCCGACCATATCGGCATCATCGCAGGCGGCGTGCTGGGCTATCAGGGGGCGATCTCCCCGGATCAGGATCTGGAGGCGCTGTTCATGCAGGTCGCAGCCGCCCACCGGAGGGAGGGTGCCGCCCATGCTTAA
- a CDS encoding GlsB/YeaQ/YmgE family stress response membrane protein: MYLLWVIIIGGLIGWLSGNLIGRDVPGGVLGNVIAGFIGSWLGTELLGPRGPVVGGFHIVPAIIGSIVALLIFFALARGGAFRRR; encoded by the coding sequence ATGTATCTGCTCTGGGTAATCATCATAGGGGGACTCATCGGCTGGCTAAGCGGCAATCTAATCGGGCGTGATGTTCCGGGAGGCGTGCTGGGCAATGTAATCGCCGGGTTCATCGGTTCCTGGCTGGGCACCGAGCTGCTTGGTCCAAGGGGCCCTGTAGTAGGTGGCTTCCACATTGTTCCGGCCATTATCGGCTCCATCGTTGCGTTACTGATCTTCTTTGCCCTGGCCCGCGGCGGCGCCTTCCGGCGTCGTTAA
- a CDS encoding GntR family transcriptional regulator, which translates to MRTKYQIIFDELKSNILSGTYSVGEQIPTESALQEMYGVSRQTVRKAILELSNEGFLRSEKGSGTYVSHQFRSKSGNGAGKRTIGVITTYLSDYIFPSIIRGIEGRLNEDNYSLLLASTNNDVAQEKKALEMMLSFGVDGLIIEPTKSNLYNPNIAYYLSFKEQDVPFIMINAYYEELEVPFFCLDDVQSSYLATRELISKGHTQIGIIAKMDDLQGKYRMKGYIKALGEAKLRFHPEQVLSFDTESKRDLSANLKQFLKDNREVLTALVCYNDEVGLEVVNVCKQLELSIPEELSIIGQDNSYIAKNAGIKLTTLTHPQEQMGRDAAEWVIKKLQGKKDLKSSTYYLPELVEGETVRVLEPAPAE; encoded by the coding sequence GTGAGAACCAAGTACCAGATCATATTCGATGAACTCAAAAGCAATATCCTGTCCGGCACCTACAGTGTGGGCGAACAAATCCCTACGGAATCTGCGCTGCAGGAGATGTACGGCGTCAGCCGCCAGACCGTGCGGAAGGCCATTCTGGAGCTGTCCAACGAGGGGTTCCTGCGGAGCGAGAAGGGCTCGGGCACCTATGTCAGCCACCAGTTCCGGTCCAAATCCGGGAATGGCGCGGGCAAACGGACCATCGGCGTAATAACCACTTACCTCTCCGATTATATTTTCCCCTCCATTATCCGGGGGATTGAAGGCAGGCTCAATGAGGACAACTATTCCCTGCTGCTCGCCAGCACCAATAATGATGTGGCCCAGGAGAAAAAGGCGCTGGAAATGATGCTGTCCTTCGGGGTGGACGGGCTGATTATCGAGCCTACGAAGAGCAACCTGTACAACCCGAATATCGCCTACTACCTGTCGTTCAAGGAGCAGGATGTCCCGTTCATCATGATTAACGCTTATTATGAAGAGCTGGAGGTGCCGTTCTTTTGTCTGGATGATGTACAGTCCAGCTATCTGGCGACCCGGGAGCTGATCTCGAAGGGCCATACCCAGATCGGGATTATCGCCAAAATGGACGATCTCCAAGGCAAGTACCGCATGAAGGGCTACATCAAGGCGCTCGGCGAAGCCAAACTTCGCTTCCACCCGGAGCAGGTGCTCTCCTTCGATACGGAATCCAAGCGTGATCTGTCGGCGAACCTCAAGCAATTCCTGAAGGATAACCGGGAGGTGCTGACAGCCCTTGTATGCTATAACGATGAGGTGGGACTCGAAGTGGTTAACGTCTGCAAGCAGCTGGAACTTTCGATCCCGGAGGAGCTGTCGATCATCGGCCAGGACAATTCCTACATTGCCAAGAACGCTGGCATCAAGCTGACGACCTTAACCCACCCGCAGGAACAGATGGGCCGGGATGCGGCGGAATGGGTCATTAAGAAGCTCCAAGGTAAAAAAGATCTGAAGAGCAGCACCTACTATCTGCCTGAACTGGTAGAGGGGGAGACGGTGCGGGTGCTGGAGCCAGCTCCTGCGGAATAG
- a CDS encoding L-ribulose-5-phosphate 4-epimerase codes for MLEQLKEEVYEANLELPKHGLVKYTWGNVSAVDRASSLFVIKPSGVSYDKMKPSDMVVVDFDGNVVEGEMRPSSDTATHAVLYKHYAEIGGIVHTHSTWATIWAQAGLDVPVMGTTHADTFYGSVPCTRFLTQEEIDRGYEAETGHVIIETFEQRGLDVMAIPGVLLKGHAPFTWGKDAHAAVMNSVVLEEVSKMNHFARQLNTFAEELPQRILDKHYLRKHGKDAYYGQK; via the coding sequence ATGCTGGAGCAACTGAAGGAAGAGGTGTACGAGGCCAATCTGGAGCTGCCTAAGCACGGGCTGGTCAAATACACCTGGGGCAATGTGAGCGCGGTGGACCGGGCGAGCAGTCTGTTCGTTATCAAGCCTAGCGGAGTCAGCTATGACAAGATGAAGCCGAGCGATATGGTCGTTGTGGACTTCGATGGCAATGTGGTGGAGGGAGAGATGCGGCCTTCTTCGGATACAGCGACCCATGCTGTACTCTACAAGCATTACGCCGAGATCGGTGGCATCGTGCATACGCATTCTACGTGGGCAACCATCTGGGCGCAGGCCGGACTGGATGTTCCGGTTATGGGGACGACACATGCAGACACCTTCTATGGTTCTGTACCGTGCACCCGGTTCCTGACACAGGAAGAGATTGACCGCGGTTATGAAGCAGAGACCGGGCATGTGATCATTGAGACTTTTGAACAGCGGGGGCTGGATGTGATGGCGATTCCCGGCGTTCTGCTGAAGGGCCACGCGCCGTTCACGTGGGGCAAGGATGCCCACGCCGCTGTGATGAATAGTGTCGTGCTGGAGGAAGTGTCCAAGATGAACCACTTCGCCCGCCAGCTGAATACGTTCGCCGAGGAGCTGCCGCAGCGGATTCTGGACAAGCATTATCTGCGCAAGCACGGCAAGGACGCGTATTACGGACAGAAATAA
- a CDS encoding response regulator transcription factor, with product MNKILVIDDEAALRDLIELVLRRENYEVRTAENGSAGLLALDAFQPDLVVLDLMLPDCSGYDLCKEITKRQAVPVIMLSAKNEIIDKVLGLELGAEDYMTKPFDNRELLARIKVVLRRAQNSGLPAEAEDTRITHEELTFDLETRVVQKGGVPVALTAKEFRILETLLKRPDKIYTRDELLEIVWGYDFMGDSRSVDMTIMRLRKKLEDDAENPKYIRTVYGFGYQLGGGSA from the coding sequence ATGAACAAAATTCTCGTAATCGATGATGAAGCGGCCCTTAGAGATCTGATTGAGCTTGTGCTCCGCAGAGAGAATTATGAGGTGCGGACAGCGGAGAACGGGAGCGCTGGACTGCTTGCGCTGGATGCTTTTCAGCCGGATCTGGTGGTACTGGATCTGATGCTGCCCGATTGCTCCGGCTATGACCTATGTAAGGAGATCACTAAGCGGCAGGCGGTTCCCGTCATTATGCTGTCGGCCAAGAATGAGATTATAGATAAGGTACTGGGGCTTGAGCTGGGGGCCGAGGATTACATGACCAAGCCGTTCGATAACCGGGAGCTGCTGGCGAGGATCAAGGTGGTGCTCCGAAGAGCCCAGAACAGCGGCCTACCTGCAGAAGCTGAAGATACCCGGATCACTCATGAGGAGCTGACCTTCGATCTGGAGACCCGGGTGGTGCAGAAAGGCGGCGTTCCGGTGGCTCTGACAGCCAAGGAATTCCGGATTCTGGAGACGCTGCTGAAGCGTCCGGACAAAATCTATACCCGGGATGAGCTGCTGGAGATCGTCTGGGGCTATGACTTCATGGGCGACAGCCGCAGCGTGGATATGACGATTATGCGCTTAAGAAAGAAGCTGGAGGATGATGCCGAGAATCCGAAATATATCAGGACCGTCTACGGCTTCGGTTATCAGCTGGGAGGTGGCTCTGCCTGA
- a CDS encoding response regulator transcription factor: MAKILVVDDEPAILSLIANALSTDRHLVTTFSDSALVRRTDLGAYDLILLDVMMPGVDGFTLCREIRTAVDCPILFLTAKTLESDLMYGLGLGADDYIMKPFGIGALRARINAHLRRESREKRNILYMDPVRFNLSGKELYAREDKVPLTKSEYEICEFLARHRGQVFSKENIYEEVFGYDGESDSSAITEHVKNIRAKLGRYGLEAIETIWGIGYKWKL, from the coding sequence ATGGCCAAAATACTTGTGGTAGACGACGAACCCGCCATCCTGTCTCTGATAGCCAACGCGCTCAGTACCGACCGCCATCTGGTAACCACCTTCTCTGATTCCGCGCTGGTGCGCCGGACCGACCTCGGTGCGTATGACTTGATTCTGCTGGATGTGATGATGCCCGGCGTAGACGGCTTCACCCTGTGCCGGGAGATCCGCACGGCGGTGGATTGTCCCATTCTTTTTTTGACGGCAAAGACGCTGGAAAGTGACCTGATGTACGGACTGGGGCTGGGGGCGGATGACTATATTATGAAGCCCTTTGGCATAGGTGCGCTGCGGGCGCGGATCAACGCTCATCTGCGGCGGGAGAGCCGGGAGAAGCGCAACATTCTGTACATGGACCCTGTGCGCTTCAACCTCTCCGGTAAAGAGTTATACGCCCGAGAGGACAAGGTCCCGCTGACCAAAAGTGAATATGAAATCTGCGAGTTTCTGGCCCGCCACCGCGGTCAGGTCTTCTCCAAGGAGAATATCTATGAAGAGGTCTTCGGATATGACGGGGAGAGTGATAGCAGTGCCATTACGGAGCATGTCAAGAACATCCGCGCCAAGCTGGGCCGGTACGGGCTTGAGGCCATTGAAACCATCTGGGGGATAGGATATAAGTGGAAGCTGTAA
- the araA gene encoding L-arabinose isomerase: MSTVSDKQFWFVVGSQHLYGDEALGEVKAHAQEMTDALNNSGVLPYPLVLQDLAVSADKITSIMKEVNYRDEVAGVITWMHTFSPAKMWIRGTKLLQKPLLHLATQYNESIPWATIDMDFMNLNQAAHGDREYGFINARLKKQNKVVVGYWERAEVQKQIAEWMDVAVAYNEGFNIKVARFGDNMRNVGVTEGDKVEAQIQFGWTVDYFGIGDLVAYVNEVKQEEIDALFAEYTKLYAVDYGTYSKEDWEASVKVQASYEIALKRFLDAGGYNAFTSNFEDLHGMKQLPGLAVQRLMAQGYGFAGEGDWKTAALDRLMKVMSHNLNTGFMEDYTYEMAAGQEAILQSHMLEVDPSLASNQPKIIVSPLGIGDREDPARLVFDGKAGEGVVVSMADFGTHYKLLINEVTAFEPTVPAPNLPVARVLWQVKPNFQDGVRAWIENGGGHHTVVSLNLTTDQIVTYAKLVGLEYVIIK; encoded by the coding sequence ATGTCAACAGTAAGCGACAAGCAATTCTGGTTCGTCGTAGGATCGCAGCACCTGTATGGAGATGAAGCGCTGGGTGAAGTGAAGGCTCACGCCCAGGAAATGACCGATGCGCTCAACAACAGCGGGGTACTTCCTTATCCGCTGGTATTGCAGGATCTGGCCGTTAGCGCAGACAAAATCACTTCCATCATGAAAGAAGTGAACTATCGTGATGAGGTTGCCGGTGTAATCACCTGGATGCACACCTTCTCCCCGGCCAAAATGTGGATTCGCGGCACGAAGCTGCTGCAGAAGCCGCTGCTGCACCTGGCTACCCAGTACAATGAGAGCATCCCTTGGGCAACCATTGACATGGACTTCATGAACCTGAACCAGGCTGCCCATGGTGACCGTGAGTATGGCTTCATCAATGCCCGCCTGAAGAAGCAGAATAAGGTCGTTGTAGGATACTGGGAACGTGCTGAAGTCCAGAAGCAAATTGCCGAGTGGATGGACGTTGCCGTAGCGTATAACGAAGGCTTCAATATCAAGGTAGCCCGCTTCGGCGACAACATGCGTAACGTGGGCGTTACCGAAGGCGACAAGGTAGAAGCCCAGATCCAGTTCGGCTGGACCGTGGACTACTTCGGCATCGGCGATCTGGTAGCCTATGTGAATGAAGTGAAGCAGGAAGAGATCGATGCCCTGTTCGCAGAATATACTAAGCTGTATGCCGTTGATTATGGCACGTACAGCAAGGAAGATTGGGAAGCCAGTGTGAAGGTGCAGGCGAGCTACGAGATTGCCCTTAAGCGCTTCCTGGATGCAGGCGGCTACAATGCCTTCACCTCTAACTTCGAGGACCTGCACGGCATGAAGCAGCTTCCGGGTCTGGCTGTTCAGCGCCTGATGGCCCAAGGCTACGGCTTCGCCGGCGAAGGGGACTGGAAGACTGCGGCCCTGGACCGCCTGATGAAGGTGATGAGCCACAACCTGAACACTGGATTCATGGAGGATTATACTTACGAAATGGCTGCCGGGCAGGAAGCGATTCTCCAGTCCCACATGCTGGAGGTTGATCCGAGCCTGGCCAGCAACCAGCCGAAGATCATTGTGTCCCCGCTGGGAATCGGCGACCGTGAAGACCCTGCCCGTCTTGTCTTCGACGGCAAGGCAGGCGAAGGCGTCGTGGTATCGATGGCTGACTTCGGCACTCATTACAAGCTGCTAATCAACGAAGTTACTGCCTTCGAACCCACCGTTCCGGCTCCGAATCTTCCGGTAGCCCGTGTACTGTGGCAGGTGAAGCCTAACTTCCAGGACGGAGTCAGAGCCTGGATCGAGAATGGCGGCGGACACCATACCGTAGTCTCGCTCAACCTGACTACCGACCAGATCGTTACCTACGCGAAGCTTGTGGGTCTGGAATACGTGATTATTAAGTAA
- a CDS encoding HAMP domain-containing sensor histidine kinase, producing the protein MYLLFSVLSFAVIIISVNKAIDYFSFVTIEKQMMEKADLGEMSFREVLSRHEQEVDAGQMEAVARSALETLKASVKEVRIYDSSQKLLGLAVDGIVINNKTPVIFPGNIANALKGNYAYTVSEDHLLYFAVPIQDKYYQNSYVYEFVEDVSYFYTMMDQIRYILFAGAGGFIILITLSSLFIARNMTKPIKYLLGATESFSNQQFREVHLNRKDELGMLAAGLNRMGIQLSDYIQYQKQFVSNVSHELKTPLAAIKGFSQYLYEGEDEDEELQRIYFHLVNESDRLTRLVNELLMLSRFDKAGQDGIDAEKTDLAQLAAGVATGMRAKADSKGVELTIRQGPPAFVYVNQVLMSHAIANVLDNAVKYSNSRTRITIEVMIREQEAIVQISDQGIGISADEIARVQERFYRARNASTAGGTGLGLSICKEIAEKFGGHLDIESQLGTGTTVSIHLPLL; encoded by the coding sequence ATGTATTTGCTGTTCTCGGTGCTGTCCTTTGCCGTTATCATAATTTCGGTTAATAAGGCGATTGACTATTTCAGCTTCGTAACTATAGAGAAGCAAATGATGGAGAAGGCAGATCTGGGCGAGATGTCCTTCAGGGAGGTGCTCTCCAGGCACGAACAAGAGGTGGATGCCGGGCAGATGGAGGCGGTGGCGAGAAGCGCGCTGGAGACGTTAAAAGCCTCCGTCAAGGAGGTGCGCATCTACGACAGCAGCCAGAAGCTGCTGGGGCTTGCCGTTGACGGAATTGTGATCAATAACAAGACCCCCGTCATTTTTCCCGGGAATATCGCCAACGCTCTCAAGGGTAATTATGCTTACACGGTCTCCGAGGATCACCTGCTGTACTTCGCGGTTCCGATCCAAGACAAATATTATCAGAACAGCTATGTGTACGAGTTCGTGGAGGATGTCTCTTATTTCTATACGATGATGGACCAGATCCGCTATATCCTGTTCGCCGGTGCGGGAGGGTTCATTATTCTGATTACGCTTTCCAGCCTGTTCATTGCCCGCAATATGACGAAGCCGATCAAATACCTGCTTGGCGCCACAGAGAGCTTCTCCAACCAGCAATTCCGGGAGGTGCACCTGAACAGGAAGGATGAGCTGGGCATGCTGGCGGCGGGCCTGAACCGGATGGGCATTCAGCTCAGTGACTATATCCAGTATCAGAAGCAGTTTGTCTCGAACGTATCCCATGAGCTGAAGACGCCGCTTGCTGCTATCAAGGGGTTCTCTCAATACCTATATGAAGGCGAAGATGAGGATGAGGAGCTGCAGCGGATCTACTTCCATCTGGTGAATGAATCGGACCGGCTGACCCGGCTGGTCAATGAGCTGCTCATGCTATCGCGCTTTGACAAGGCAGGGCAGGATGGAATCGATGCCGAGAAGACGGACCTGGCACAGCTGGCCGCAGGGGTAGCCACCGGAATGCGGGCTAAGGCGGACAGTAAGGGGGTAGAGCTTACGATCCGGCAGGGGCCGCCGGCCTTCGTCTATGTGAATCAGGTACTGATGTCCCATGCCATCGCCAATGTGCTGGACAACGCCGTGAAGTATTCCAATTCGCGCACCCGGATAACCATTGAAGTGATGATCAGAGAGCAGGAAGCCATTGTGCAGATCAGCGATCAGGGGATTGGCATTAGCGCAGATGAAATTGCCCGCGTCCAGGAACGTTTCTACCGGGCACGGAATGCCAGCACGGCAGGCGGAACGGGGCTGGGGCTGTCCATCTGTAAGGAGATCGCCGAGAAGTTCGGCGGGCACCTGGATATAGAGAGCCAGCTCGGAACCGGAACCACCGTCTCCATCCATCTGCCGCTCTTGTGA